CCCTGGACACTATCAGAGCGCAGCCGTTCCGGCACGCTCAAGCCGCGCCTGCGCGCCTGCCGAGGTCCTTAATGGAGAGGTCGCGCCGGTCCATGCCGCTGTCGTCCCCCGGGGGTCAGGGGCAAGGGGTGGGTGCCGGTGCGCGGGTCGCGGTTCGTCCGCGGCGTCTGGCCGCTGCGGGTTTTGGGGCGGGTTCTGCCCGCGCTTGCGAGCATCCTGGTCCACGCTGAGGCAGCGGCCGCCACGCCCTCTTCGCTCCCTCCCCCCGCTCCTGCGAGACCGGTCCCGGTGCTGCGCGGGATCTACCTCCCGGCCGGACGGCTGCTGCAGGGCGTGAGCGATGCCGAGTGGGCCGCCTGGATCGAGTCCGGTATCAACGCGGTTGTGGTGGATCTGAAGAACGACGAAGGATGGGTGCTTGCCCCGGTGGACGTTCCCGAGGTGAGCGCGTTCAAGGCCCGGTGGTCCCCCGGCCTGGATCTGGCCGGCTTCACGGCCCGGGCGCGGCGCGACGGCTTCTACCCGGTCGCCCGCATCGTGGCTCTTCGGGACAACCGCGCCGGGCGGGCGCGGCCGGACCTGGCTCTTCGCTCCCGGTCGGGGGAGGTCTGGAGAGGAGCAAAGGGGGAACGCTGGCTTGACCCCCGCCGCGCCGAGGTACGGCGCTACATCGCAGAGCTCGCGGTCGCCGCGTCCCGGATGGGATTCGCCGAAGTGCACCTTGACTACGTCCGCTTCCCGAGCGAGGGGCCCTTGCACCGGCTGGCCTGGCCTTCCGGCGCTTCGAAGGTGGACGCCGTGGCCGGGTTAATCTCAGCGGTGGCCGAGGCGCTAGCCCCTACCGATACGCTCCTCTCCGCGGCCGTGTTCGGACAGGCCTGCGTCCTCGAAGGCGACATGGGGATCGGGCAGCGGTGCGAATCCGTGGCCGGGCAGGTCGACGTAGTGGCGCCCATGGCCTATCCTTCACACTATGCCCGGGGAAGCTTCGGGCTGGCCGTGCCCGAACGCGCCCCCGGCCGAACCGTTGAGCGCACCCTGGCTCGTACGACAGCCCGCGTCGAACGGGCCCGGGTGCGCCCCTGGCTGCAGGCCTTCACGCTGCGGGTTCCGTACGGTGCGGTGGAACTCGCCGAGCAGATCCGCGCCGCTGAGGCCGCCGGCACGGCCGGATGGTTCCTGTGGAACCCCTATGGCGTCTACCCGTACCTCCAGACGGCCATGGAGCTGGCCAGGCGGCCCGTCGCTAGTGCTGGAGCACCTTGGCCAGAAACGCCTTCGTACGCTCGTGCCGGGGAGCGCTGAAGAAGCGGTCGGGCGGCGCCTCCTCGACCACCTGCCCGGCGTCGAAGAAGATGATGCGGTCGGCCACCTCCCGGGCAAAGCCCATCTCGTGGGTCACCACCAGCATGGTCATCCCCGAGCGAGCCAGCTCCCGCATGACGTCCAGCACCTCACGGATCATTTCGGGGTCGAGGGCGCTGGTCGGCTCGTCGAAGAGCATGATCTGCGGCTCCATGGCGAGCGCCCGGGCGATGGCCACCCGCTGCTGCTGCCCGCCCGACAGCTGCCCCGGGTACTTGCGGGCCTGCTCGGCGATGCCCACCCGCTCGAGAAGCTGCATGGCCAGCGCCTCCGCCTGCGGCCGGGGCATGCGCCGTACCCACACCGGCCCGAGCGTCACGTTGTCCAGCGCCGTGAGGTGCGGGAACAAGTTGAACTGCTGGAAGACCATCCCCACCTGCCGCCGGATGGCGCGGACCGCCGCCGGGTCGTCGTCGAGGGGAGTGCCGTTGACCACCAGCCGCCCGTCCTGGAACGGTTCC
This Bacillota bacterium DNA region includes the following protein-coding sequences:
- a CDS encoding amino acid ABC transporter ATP-binding protein, producing MAAEWAIECENLHKWFGRFHVLRGISLKVRRGEKVVVCGPSGSGKSTFIRTINGLEPFQDGRLVVNGTPLDDDPAAVRAIRRQVGMVFQQFNLFPHLTALDNVTLGPVWVRRMPRPQAEALAMQLLERVGIAEQARKYPGQLSGGQQQRVAIARALAMEPQIMLFDEPTSALDPEMIREVLDVMRELARSGMTMLVVTHEMGFAREVADRIIFFDAGQVVEEAPPDRFFSAPRHERTKAFLAKVLQH
- a CDS encoding putative glycoside hydrolase — translated: MRGSRFVRGVWPLRVLGRVLPALASILVHAEAAAATPSSLPPPAPARPVPVLRGIYLPAGRLLQGVSDAEWAAWIESGINAVVVDLKNDEGWVLAPVDVPEVSAFKARWSPGLDLAGFTARARRDGFYPVARIVALRDNRAGRARPDLALRSRSGEVWRGAKGERWLDPRRAEVRRYIAELAVAASRMGFAEVHLDYVRFPSEGPLHRLAWPSGASKVDAVAGLISAVAEALAPTDTLLSAAVFGQACVLEGDMGIGQRCESVAGQVDVVAPMAYPSHYARGSFGLAVPERAPGRTVERTLARTTARVERARVRPWLQAFTLRVPYGAVELAEQIRAAEAAGTAGWFLWNPYGVYPYLQTAMELARRPVASAGAPWPETPSYARAGER